TACTGTACTTGCTTGAACGTTGCTCGAAGTTATGGAAAGTCGTTTTTCTAGGCTGGCTGTAAGGCGCATCATATCTTGGCTTTTCAGACCTAGTTTTTTTAGGTTCGGATACGGGCTCTAAATCTGCAACGCTTTCAGCGTACTCTTTCTGTACCTTTGCAAGCGCAGACTCCTTGAGTATGTTCTTTATGATGGATTTCATGTAGTTGAGCGGATGCATTATAAAACCTGTAATTCCGCTTCTGATATTGCTTATGCAGATTTTGAACGCCTTGTTGCAAAGCTCGGCATCATATGTTTTCATAAGCTCAGTTCTCGCAGATTCAAAAGTCGCCTTCATTTTCTGATAAGGGCTCTCTTTTTGGAACTCAACTTCGTTTTTTTTCTGAAACTTGGCTTGACCATACTTTTCTGCAACAAAGGTGTAGAGATGAGTGTAGTTCCACTTCACACCGTCTGGGCGAAGTATAGGGCGCTCTGTCATCCAGAGGACACCTTTGTTTACAAGCCTTCTTATGTATTTTTTGACCGTGTTTTTGCAGTATCCAGAAATTTCTGCTATAGTCCCAATGCTTGGAGTAGCTGTGTGATTCTTGTTGCATTTGAAGCACCTTATAGCAGCATATATCTCAGTCTCAATGCCTCTGAGTCCATATTCAATAGCTATGTCTACCGTTGCATGCCTGTTTATCTTGATTGCCTTTACTAAATTCATCAAAAAAACCTCCATCAGGCATCAATGAGAACCATGCCAAAACCGGAGGTAAATTTACTCTAAATTATTGACTATCATAGCAAAGTACACTATAATAGAACAATAAATAGTCAAAAAAACCTTAAGGTTTTGGCATATTGGGAGACATTCTGACACTTTGGCGAGGGTAAGAATGTCTCGTTTCATTTACGCCGTTTATTTTATTGTCATAATTATATCACTAATGAATTTCATATACAAGAAATTTAGGTCCGGCGATGCCGGGCCTTTTCTAGTTCCCTTGAAACTCAAGGAAACTTCGCCAAAGTTTTAAACCCATCCTGTATAGAAAAGCGAGACGATAGCCGGGGCGGTGTGGAGCACGGCCCCGGAACTTCCGAAGACGGACAGCATGT
This genomic window from Andreesenia angusta contains:
- a CDS encoding helix-turn-helix domain-containing protein is translated as MNLVKAIKINRHATVDIAIEYGLRGIETEIYAAIRCFKCNKNHTATPSIGTIAEISGYCKNTVKKYIRRLVNKGVLWMTERPILRPDGVKWNYTHLYTFVAEKYGQAKFQKKNEVEFQKESPYQKMKATFESARTELMKTYDAELCNKAFKICISNIRSGITGFIMHPLNYMKSIIKNILKESALAKVQKEYAESVADLEPVSEPKKTRSEKPRYDAPYSQPRKTTFHNFEQRSSKYSNDDLEALIREKNGRR